GTCTTATCGACATGACGGCACTCTCCTTCATGGCATGGCGCGGTGAAAACGACGATCTCAACGAGCGTCTTGGCGACCTCAGAAGTGCAAAACAACAGCGCGGTATCTGGACTCGTATGAGCCGTGCAGAGCAGTCCTACAACACGGTAACGAACCAGTACAGTATGTATCAGATCGGTTATGACCAAGAGGCAGGCGACTGGACGGTCGGTGCGGCATACTCCTACACCGACGGTAAATCCTGGTTCGATCAAGGCACCGGTGAAAACACGCACAACGTATTCAGCCTCTATGGTACGAAAATGAATGACAACGGTTCGTTCATCGACGTTGTTGCAAAATACGGCAATCTCGACTATGACTACACGCTCGCAGGCGGTGTAGGCGGTGGTGACTATGACACAGACGCATACAGCTTCAGCGTAGAAACGGGTAAACGCATCACGTCTTCGAACGGCGTATGGGTAGAACCGCAACTCCAGCTCACGTACGGCATGGTCGACGATGTTGCGTTCAAAACACAGAACGGTTTCTCTGTTAATATGGACAGCGCAGACAGCTTCGTAGCACGTGCAGGCATCATGGCAGGTAAACCTGTTCACAAAGGCAACATCTACCTCAAAGCATCGTATCTCTATGACTTCGCGGGCGAAGTAGAAGGCACGTTCTCGAACGGTACGAGAAACGTAGACATCAGCCGCGATCTCGGCGGCGGCTGGTGGGAAGTCGGTGCAGGTGCGAACTTCAACTTGAGTGACGCAACGCATCTCTACCTCGACTTCGAAAAAGCGATCGCAGGTGAAGCAGAAGTCGAATGGAAATGGAACGCAGGCGTACGTTACAGCTTCTGATAACGCGCACATACTGTGAACATAACAGCATAGATAAAAGGCACGCAGTTATATCTGCGTGCCTTTTATCTATGCGGGCGGAAATTCGGCATATGATAAAATATCGAGCAATAGTTGTCTTGACAACTATATTGTGTGCCTGATAGAATTTAATTGTCAAGACAACTATTTGGATGGGAGGGGTGGTTGTTATGTTCAAGATATTCGATGATTCTCTTGGCTTTATCGTCAATAAGGTGAATTTGCGTTTGAAGGCAGAGCTTCTGAGAAGTGCGCGCGCGTATGATGTGACGGCGGAGCAATGGGGTATCCTCAATTTTATAGCCGAAGCGGAAGGGATCACCTTGACGGAGCTGTCCGATCGTACACTCAAAGATAAGCCGAATATCAATCGTATCATAGACAGATTGCTTGCCAAGGGTTTTTTGGTAAAAGAAGCGCATCCGACGGATAAGCGGTCACATCGATTTTATTTGACGGAATCGGGACATATCTTGCGCGATGCACTTATTCCGATTGTCAACGGTGTCCTTACTGATGCGACGCGCGATATATCCGACGATGAGTTGTCGGCGATGAAGGCGACGCTTGATAAGATATACA
The genomic region above belongs to Selenomonadales bacterium and contains:
- a CDS encoding MarR family transcriptional regulator, whose amino-acid sequence is MFKIFDDSLGFIVNKVNLRLKAELLRSARAYDVTAEQWGILNFIAEAEGITLTELSDRTLKDKPNINRIIDRLLAKGFLVKEAHPTDKRSHRFYLTESGHILRDALIPIVNGVLTDATRDISDDELSAMKATLDKIYSNLERREQNRG